The following are encoded together in the Humulus lupulus chromosome 5, drHumLupu1.1, whole genome shotgun sequence genome:
- the LOC133834689 gene encoding protein DETOXIFICATION 35, with protein MAEEEAAVPLLTRNNGVVEDEEDYEAVMSVRDMRKVFWKESVKLWTIAGPIICTILCNYGINSLTNIFVGHIGELQLSAVTISLSVIGTFSFGFMLGMGSALETLCGQAYGAGQVNMLGIYMQRSWLILLVSCFILLPIYIFAAPILKLLGQADEVADHAGKFTILVIPQLFSLAINFPTQKFLQAQSKVNALAWIGFVAMILHIGLLWLFIYFFKWGMTGAAVAFDLTSWLIVIAQVLYVIGWCNEGWSGFSWLAFKEMWAFVRLSLASAVMLCLEVWYLMSVIVLTGHLKNAVIAVDSLSVCMNLNGWEAMLFIGINAAISVRVSNELGMGRPLGAKYCVYVTVFQSLLIGIFFAVVILLTKNYFAVIFTNSKEVDEAVSHLAYLLGITMLLNSVQPVISGVAIGGGWQALVAYINLGCYYIFGLPLGVLLGYKADLGVMGLWGGMICGTALQTLLLLIVLYKTNWNKEVEQTTERMRIWGGQDIIEKPADEHI; from the exons ATGGCGGAGGAAGAGGCAGCGGTGCCACTACTCACGAGGAACAACGGCGTCGTGGAGGATGAGGAGGACTACGAGGCAGTGATGAGTGTGAGGGACATGCGTAAGGTGTTCTGGAAAGAGTCGGTCAAGCTATGGACGATTGCGGGCCCCATCATTTGCACCATTCTCTGCAACTACGGCATCAACTCCCTTACCAACATTTTCGTCGGCCATATCGGTGAGCTTCAGCTCTCCGCCGTCACCATTTCTCTTAGCGTTATCGGTACCTTCTCCTTTGGTTTCATG CTTGGAATGGGGAGTGCATTGGAGACGCTATGTGGTCAAGCTTATGGAGCTGGACAAGTCAACATGCTTGGGATTTACATGCAACGTTCATGGCTCATACTACTAGTCAGCTGTTTCATCCTCTTGCCAATTTACATTTTTGCTGCACCAATTTTGAAGCTTCTTGGCCAAGCCGATGAAGTAGCTGACCATGCAGGAAAGTTCACCATTCTCGTTATTCCTCAGTTATTCTCACTTGCCATCAATTTCCCGACTCAGAAATTCCTCCAAGCACAGAGCAAAGTCAATGCTCTCGCCTGGATTGGCTTTGTGGCTATGATTCTACATATTGGACTGCTCTGGCTCTTCATTTACTTTTTCAAATGGGGTATGACTGGTGCAGCTGTGGCATTTGACCTCACCAGTTGGCTCATTGTGATTGCCCAAGTTTTGTATGTGATAGGTTGGTGTAATGAAGGTTGGAGTGGTTTTTCATGGCTGGCTTTTAAGGAGATGTGGGCATTTGTTAGGCTCTCTCTTGCTTCCGCTGTCATGCTTTGTCTCGAGGTTTGGTACTTGATGAGTGTGATTGTTCTTACTGGCCACCTTAAAAATGCAGTGATTGCTGTTGATTCCCTTTCTGTTTG CATGAATCTCAACGGATGGGAAGCCATGTTGTTCATTGGAATCAATGCAGCTATCAG TGTCCGAGTTTCGAATGAGCTAGGAATGGGACGTCCATTGGGAGCCAAATACTGTGTCTATGTGACAGTATTTCAGTCTCTCTTAATTGGGATATTCTTCGCAGTAGTAATTTTGTTAACTAAAAATTACTTTGCAGTCATCTTTACCAACAGCAAAGAAGTGGATGAAGCTGTGTCTCACCTTGCATATCTTCTCGGTATCACCATGCTACTCAACAGTGTCCAGCCAGTCATTTCAG GTGTTGCTATTGGAGGTGGTTGGCAAGCATTGGTGGCTTACATCAACTTAGGATGTTATTACATTTTCGGGCTTCCATTGGGAGTTCTTCTTGGCTATAAAGCTGACCTTGGAGTAATG GGACTATGGGGAGGCATGATATGTGGAACTGCTCTACAAACCTTGCTGCTCTTGATTGTACTATATAAAACCAATTGGAACAAAGAG GTGGAACAAACGACAGAACGCATGAGGATATGGGGTGGTCAAGACATCATTGAGAAGCCAGCTGATGAACATATATGA